Proteins encoded within one genomic window of Cyprinus carpio isolate SPL01 chromosome A15, ASM1834038v1, whole genome shotgun sequence:
- the LOC109101798 gene encoding C3a anaphylatoxin chemotactic receptor-like, with the protein MEDTSFEAENMTGGTAHNTTMQQERFTSFEIFQICICIPTIVVGLIGNGLVIFLTGCRMKKTVNSIWFLNLAIADFLFMLSSIILLLSVLAWWNLDLLIYISIMSTLNMSASIFFLVVISLDRCLCTWMVVWAKNARTLLKAKIICIIGWVSSIGYSIPFFMFDMSTSLVTYNFTLSFLFPFLIIASSYTAIGVRIKRLKRVKQLRSYRVIITVTLAFFICWFPCHVCSFYAVTVVGNKWSDYVMIKKVFLTAVIVSIYLVYLNSCLNPILYVFMCDEYKKKLKQSLLLVLETAFAEDHLDF; encoded by the exons atgg AGGACACCAGTTTTGAAGCTGAAAACATGACCGGAGGCACAGCACATAACACCACTATGCAGCAAGAGAGATTTACAAGCTTTGAGATCTTTCAAATATGCATTTGTATTCCCACCATTGTAGTGGGTCTCATTGGAAATGGACTTGTAATATTTCTGACTGGCTGCAGAATGAAGAAGACCGTCAACTCCATTTGGTTTCTCAACTTAGCGATTGCAGACTTCCTCTTCATGTTGTCTTCAATCATACTTCTTCTCTCAGTTTTGGCCTGGTGGAACCTTGACTTACTGATATACATTAGCATCATGTCTACACTAAATATGTCtgctagtattttttttcttgtagttatCAGTCTGGACCGATGCCTGTGTACATGGATGGTTGTTTGGGCTAAAAATGCACGAACTTTACTTAAAGCCAAGATCATCTGCATAATTGGGTGGGTTTCATCCATCGGATACAGCATTCCTTTCTTTATGTTTGATATGTCTACTTCGCTGGTCACATATAATTTTACACTGAGCTTCCTCTTCCCCTTTCTGATCATTGCATCTTCATACACAGCTATTGGAGTACGAATCAAACGCCTCAAAAGGGTGAAGCAGCTCAGGTCGTACCGGGTCATTATAACTGTAACTCTGGCTTTTTTCATATGTTGGTTTCCATGCCATGTTTGCAGTTTTTATGCAGTAACTGTAGTAGGAAATAAATGGAGTgattatgtaatgataaaaaaagtatttttgacagCAGTGATTGTCAGTATATACCTGGTTTATCTTAACAGCTGTCTGAACCCCATTCtctatgtgttcatgtgtgatgaGTATAAGAAGAAGCTTAAACAGtctctgctgctggtgctggagaCAGCTTTTGCTGAAGATCATCTGGACTTTTAA